DNA sequence from the Bradyrhizobium sp. CIAT3101 genome:
TGTCATCGGAGCCGGTGTCCTTCACGGCTTGCAGATAGTGGCGCACGGCAGAATAGACGCCGGCCTGGATCTGTGACGGCATCGCCTTGCGGCGCGCGTAGAACGCATCGGAGAACTTTCGCGCGGCCGGCGAGACGTCCTCGAAGAACGAGGTGACGATAAGATCGCCGCGCGTCGCCTTCAGGCCGACGGCTTCGATATCGACGTTCTGGAACGACATCGGCACGATCTTGATGCCCTGGTCGGCGAGGCCGAATTCCTCGGCCTGCTTGATCGCGGTGGCGTTATCGCCGGCGACGTTGATCGCGAGGATCTTTGCGCCCGAGGACTGCGCCTGGAGCAGGAACGACGAGTAGTCTGGCGTGCCGAGCTGGGCCTTGACGCTGCCGGCGACCTTGCCGCCGAGCGCGGCGATACGGTCGCGGGCGGTCGCCTCGATCGAATGGCCGAAGGCGTAATCGCCGGTGATGAAGAACCACGGCTCCTTGCTGGTTTGCATGACGCCGGAGACAACCGCAGTCGCGGTGGAATAGGCGTCCTGGGTCCACTGCACGCTGCTGGGCGCGCAGGCATCGTCAGTGAGCTGGTTGGCCCCGGCGCCGGAGACCAGGAAGATCTTGCCGTTGCCGCGCACCAGCTCCTGCACGGCGAGTGCCGCACCGGAGCTGCCGCCATCCGCGATCGCCTGCACGCCGTCGCTGAACCATTTTCGTGCGAGCGAGGCCGCGAGGTCCGGCTTGTTCTGGTGGTCGGCCTGCAAGATCTCGATCGGCTTGCCGTTGATCTTGCCGCCGAACTCCTCCGCTGCCATCCGCGCCGCCTCGACCGAACCCGGGCCCATCGCGGTGGCGAAAATGCCGTTCATGTCGGTGAGAACGCCGACGCGAATGGCGTCACCCTTGATCTCGGCGCGCGCAGGGGAGCCCGCGAGCGCCAGCGTGGTCAGCAGGATGGCGGTGGATGTCGTGCGGATGATGGCCATGGCGTTTCCTGATTTTATCGTTGATGGATCGGGCGCGGTGGTCAGGCCGCCTCGGCAATGACCTCGTTGCGCAAGATGCCGATGCCGGAGATTTCGACCTCGACGGTATCGCCGGGGCGCATCCACAGTGGCGGCGTGCGCTTGAGGCCGACGCCGCCCGGTGTGCCCGTGACGATGACGTCGCCGGGGACGAGCGGGCAGATCGTTGAGATGTAGGCGATGAGCTCGGGGATGGCGGTGATCAGCAGATCCGTCGTCGTGTTCTGCACGACGGTGCCGTTCAAGCGGGTCTGAAGGGTGAGCTTCGACGGATCGGGGATCTCGTCCGTCGTCACCAGCCACGGGCCGAAGCTTCCACTCTCCGCAAAGGTCTTGCCGGAGAGGAACTGGCTGGTGTGACGCTGCCAGTCGCGGACGCTGCCCTCGTTGTAGCAGGCATAGCCGGCGATATGGTCGAGCGCACGGCTCGCGGGAATGTGGCGGCCCTGCTTGCCGATGACGAGCGCGAGTTCGCCCTCATAGTCGAAGTCGTCGCTCACCGCAGGCTTCAAGATGGGCTGAAGATGGCCGACCTGGCTGCAGGGGAAGCGAACGAACAGCGCCGGCTTCTCGGTCACGGTGCGGCCGGTTTCGGCGACATGATCTCGATAGTTCAGGCCGACACAGATGATCTTGCCGGGATCGGGAATGACGGGGGCGAAGCTGATGGCGTCGAGAGGATGATCGGGCGACGAGGATGCGATCAGCTTTGCCGCCTCGGCGATGCGGCCCGCCTCAAGCAACTGCCGCAGGGTGGTGCAGGGGGCCATGCGTGTGCCGAGATCGACGACGCCATTGTCCTTGACGGCTCCGAAGGAGGCGCGCCCGTTGGCGATGAAAGAGAGCAGCTTCATGAGATATCCCTGAGGTTTGTTCGGTCAGGCCGCGGACGGCACGTGGGTTGGAGGCATGATGGTGGCGACGAGCCTGTCGAGCTCGGCATCATCGCGGGCGGTGCCGCGGACGTAGCGGTCGGGACGAACCAGCGCGGCGGTGATGCCGTGCTGGCGCAGCCAGGGTCCGATACCTTCGGCATCGTCGCTGGTCAGAATTTTGATCCCGGCCTGCGAAAGCGCGGGACGTGCCGCGCTCTCGACAAGGAGCACGTGGCTGTAGCCGATGAGGTCGTCGCTGCGGGCGCCGTTCTCGAGCTTGAATTGCGGCGCGAGATGTCCGGTGAGCGGGAGGTCGCCAAGCGCGAGCCCGGGGCCGAGCAGGGGCTTTTTCACCTCAAGCTTGACCGGCGCATTCTCGCGCGCTTCACCGGCGGCAAGGCCGGCTTCGATCGCCTTGGTGTTGATGACGCCGCCCAAGCGAATGGCGAGCTCGATGAATTCGCGTACATGCGGCCCGCGCTCGCTCTGATAGGTGTCGAGCAGATCGGGCGATGCGCCCCCGCGAATGATGCTCGCGAGTTTCCAGGCGAGATTGGCGGCATCGCGGATGCCGGCGCACATGCCCTGGCCGAGGAAGGGCGGGGTCTGGTGCGCGGAATCGCCGGCAAGCAGCAGCCGGCCGTTGCGCCATTGCTGCGCGATGACGGAATGAAAGGTGTAGACCGCGGCGCGCTCGAGCTCCGCATCGTCGGGCGTGATCCAGCGCGACAACAACTCCCAGACTTTTGCCGGCTGCGCGACGTCGTTCGAATCCTCGTCCGGACGAACCGTGATCTCCCAGCGCCGCCGTGTGCCGGTGCCACGGACATAGGTCGCCGGTCGGTGCGGATCACAATGCTGGATGCTATAGTCGCCGAGGTCGTCGCGGGCGCGCTTGAGCAGCACGTCGACCACCAGCCAGCGCTCATGGAAACCGAGATCGTCCATCCCGGACCCCATGAAGCGGCGGACGAGAGAGCGTGCGCCATCACAGCCGATCACATAGCCGGCGCGGACCTCGCTGAGTTTGCCGCTGGAAAGATCCTCGTAGCGGACGCGCACCCCACGCTCGTCCTGATCGAGCGCGAAGACATCGCAGCGGCTGCGCAAGCTGACATGCGGCCAGCGCGCAAGGCCGCCGATCAGTTGATCCTCCAGGGTGGGCTGATGGAAACGATAGCTGAGATTCCAGCCCATCTGCGTCAGCGTCTGCGGCCGCGACCAGTCCAGCAGCATCTTGCCGTCGGCGTCGAGAAACAGCATGCCGGGGCTCAGGGTGACGTGCGGCAGGATCGCGTCCGCAAGACCGATGGTCTGGAATATGCGCATGCATTCGTCGTCGAAATGCACCGCGCGCGGCAGATGATAGGTCCGCGCCTCGCGCTCCAGCACCAGCGTCCGCAGGCCGCAGAGGCCGAGCAGATTGGCAAGCGTCGCGCCGACCGGGCCACGGCCGACGATCACGACGTCGAATTCCTCGGGGGCGGATTTGTCCTGCATGGGGCTATCTCTTCCCCAAGCGGTGCCATCTCTTCAACGGCGCCGCGCCGAGTGTCCGTCCAGCGGACACTCGGCTCGCTGACGCCCCGGCGGGACAAGCGTGCGCGGGATCGGGGCTTGCAATGGGCCAGCGACGAGTATATGTACATATGAACATATATGCAGGTGGTGATGGCGAAGGCCAGGAAGAGTGCTGTGCCGGCGCGCCCGAGAGGGCGGCGGAGCAAGGATATGCCGGATGGTCGCCAGGCGCTCCTGGCGGCGGCCACCCACGCGTTTGCCTGCCATGGTTTCGATGGCGCAGATCTGCGCAGCGTTGCCGCTGCCGCCAAGGTCAGCGCCAATCTGGTTCGCGTTCACTTCGGCAACAAGGCGGCGCTCTGGGAGGCTTGCCTGGATCGGGTGGTGTCGATCGGGCTTCCCGCCATGGCCGGCGTGCAGAAGATCGCCTGCGATTCTGCCCGCCCGCTGGGAGAACGGCTTCGCGGCG
Encoded proteins:
- a CDS encoding ABC transporter substrate-binding protein; protein product: MAIIRTTSTAILLTTLALAGSPARAEIKGDAIRVGVLTDMNGIFATAMGPGSVEAARMAAEEFGGKINGKPIEILQADHQNKPDLAASLARKWFSDGVQAIADGGSSGAALAVQELVRGNGKIFLVSGAGANQLTDDACAPSSVQWTQDAYSTATAVVSGVMQTSKEPWFFITGDYAFGHSIEATARDRIAALGGKVAGSVKAQLGTPDYSSFLLQAQSSGAKILAINVAGDNATAIKQAEEFGLADQGIKIVPMSFQNVDIEAVGLKATRGDLIVTSFFEDVSPAARKFSDAFYARRKAMPSQIQAGVYSAVRHYLQAVKDTGSDDSATVMAKMKATQVADAYTTNGRIREDQRMVHDLYLVQVKTPEESKGPWDFVKLVATIPPDQAFRPLDRSKCGLVGK
- a CDS encoding fumarylacetoacetate hydrolase family protein, translating into MKLLSFIANGRASFGAVKDNGVVDLGTRMAPCTTLRQLLEAGRIAEAAKLIASSSPDHPLDAISFAPVIPDPGKIICVGLNYRDHVAETGRTVTEKPALFVRFPCSQVGHLQPILKPAVSDDFDYEGELALVIGKQGRHIPASRALDHIAGYACYNEGSVRDWQRHTSQFLSGKTFAESGSFGPWLVTTDEIPDPSKLTLQTRLNGTVVQNTTTDLLITAIPELIAYISTICPLVPGDVIVTGTPGGVGLKRTPPLWMRPGDTVEVEISGIGILRNEVIAEAA
- a CDS encoding bifunctional 3-(3-hydroxy-phenyl)propionate/3-hydroxycinnamic acid hydroxylase; translated protein: MQDKSAPEEFDVVIVGRGPVGATLANLLGLCGLRTLVLEREARTYHLPRAVHFDDECMRIFQTIGLADAILPHVTLSPGMLFLDADGKMLLDWSRPQTLTQMGWNLSYRFHQPTLEDQLIGGLARWPHVSLRSRCDVFALDQDERGVRVRYEDLSSGKLSEVRAGYVIGCDGARSLVRRFMGSGMDDLGFHERWLVVDVLLKRARDDLGDYSIQHCDPHRPATYVRGTGTRRRWEITVRPDEDSNDVAQPAKVWELLSRWITPDDAELERAAVYTFHSVIAQQWRNGRLLLAGDSAHQTPPFLGQGMCAGIRDAANLAWKLASIIRGGASPDLLDTYQSERGPHVREFIELAIRLGGVINTKAIEAGLAAGEARENAPVKLEVKKPLLGPGLALGDLPLTGHLAPQFKLENGARSDDLIGYSHVLLVESAARPALSQAGIKILTSDDAEGIGPWLRQHGITAALVRPDRYVRGTARDDAELDRLVATIMPPTHVPSAA